A DNA window from Agarivorans sp. TSD2052 contains the following coding sequences:
- a CDS encoding formate/nitrite transporter family protein, which translates to MSYVKPAEFAQMMIDAGESKVFMSTRDTIIRGIMAGAILAIAVAVAITAAVQTGMPIVGALVFPVGFCILNLMGFDLMTGVFALAPLPLLEKRPGVTKAGVLRNWGLVGLGNLIGSVSVAFLVALTFTMNFSVEPGAVGQAFIKASTARTLGFAEHGLNGWITVFVKGILCNWMVCLGVVGAMTSKTVGGKVLAMWFPIFIFFGLVFEHAVVNMYLFPLGMMLGAEFTIADWLTWNLIPVILGNIVGGLLVTGMSIYFTHGKTLPQRNAA; encoded by the coding sequence ATGTCTTATGTAAAACCTGCTGAATTCGCTCAGATGATGATCGATGCCGGTGAAAGCAAAGTATTTATGTCTACCCGCGATACCATTATTCGCGGCATCATGGCGGGTGCTATTTTAGCTATCGCTGTAGCGGTCGCGATTACAGCGGCAGTGCAAACCGGCATGCCAATTGTGGGTGCTTTGGTATTCCCGGTGGGCTTTTGTATTTTGAACCTAATGGGCTTTGATTTAATGACCGGTGTATTTGCGCTAGCGCCATTACCCTTGTTAGAAAAACGCCCAGGCGTAACCAAAGCTGGCGTATTGCGTAACTGGGGTTTAGTGGGTCTAGGTAACTTGATTGGCTCAGTATCGGTAGCATTTTTGGTTGCCTTAACCTTTACCATGAATTTCAGTGTAGAGCCTGGCGCTGTTGGCCAAGCCTTCATTAAAGCGTCTACCGCGCGAACTTTAGGCTTTGCAGAGCATGGCTTAAATGGCTGGATCACCGTATTTGTAAAAGGCATCTTATGTAACTGGATGGTATGCCTAGGTGTCGTGGGCGCTATGACCTCTAAAACCGTTGGCGGTAAAGTACTGGCGATGTGGTTCCCTATCTTTATCTTCTTTGGTTTGGTATTTGAACACGCGGTAGTAAACATGTACCTGTTCCCATTAGGGATGATGTTAGGTGCAGAGTTCACGATTGCTGATTGGTTAACTTGGAACCTTATTCCTGTCATCCTAGGCAACATCGTAGGTGGTTTATTAGTGACGGGTATGAGCATTTACTTCACTCACGGTAAAACCTTGCCACAGCGTAATGCGGCTTAA
- a CDS encoding DUF3565 domain-containing protein, producing the protein MKRVIVGFQLDSEQHWVARLACGHVQHVRHIPPWQNRPWVATYKGRSSMLGQHLSCTKCLDLAPRDWS; encoded by the coding sequence ATGAAAAGAGTGATTGTGGGTTTTCAGCTTGATAGTGAGCAACACTGGGTGGCTCGCCTAGCTTGTGGTCATGTTCAACATGTACGGCATATCCCTCCTTGGCAAAACCGTCCTTGGGTCGCCACCTACAAAGGGCGCTCAAGCATGTTAGGCCAGCATTTGTCGTGTACCAAATGTTTAGACTTAGCGCCCCGAGATTGGAGTTAA
- the nirB gene encoding nitrite reductase large subunit NirB, whose product MSKLKLVVIGNGMVGHRYLEDLVEKADLSQFDVTVFCEEPRVAYDRVHLSSYFSHHTAEELSLVKHGFYEKHGIEVLLGERAININRDQQVVYSSTGREINYDKLVMATGSYPWVPPIKGSENKDCFVYRTIEDLKAIEACSKKSKSGAVVGGGLLGLEAAGALKALGVETHVIEFAPVLMAEQLDQQGGLLLRNKIERMGVQVHTSKNTLEIQAQGEQARNTMQFADDTKLEVDFIVFSTGIRPQDKLARQSELAIAPRGGIAINDQCLSSDQNIYAIGECASWNESFFGLVAPGYKMAQVAVDHLLDRDNAFEGADMSAKLKLLGVKVGSIGDANGRTPGCKSFVYQNDEEGVYKRLIVSEDGKKLLGAVLVGDTADYGNLLQLKLNDMDLPEHPDSLILPAHAGGEKPTMGADSLPDSAVICSCFDVTKGKIAAAVADGQTTAAEIKASTNAGTGCGGCLPLIGQVLNAELAKAGVEVKNHLCEHFEYSRQELFHLIRIEGLKSFDQVLTKHGKGYGCEVCKPAVGSIMASCWGDHVLTPQLVSLQDTNDNFLGNMQKDGTYSVIPRMPGGEVTPKALAVLAEVAEEYTLYTKVTGAQRIGLFGAQKDDLPTIWRKLVEAGYETGQAYGKALRMAKTCVGSTWCRFGVQDSVGLGVMLENRYKGIRTPHKMKFGVSGCTRECAEAQGKDLGIIATDAGWNMYVGGNGGMKPRHGDLLAADLDQATLIKYVDRFMMFYIRTADKLQRTSVWLENLEGGVDYLREVIENDKLGINQQLEADVAKLIENFSCEWTDTINDEAQLKRFAHFINSDQRDDNVVFVAEREQHRPASFTEKNPSAKGDILHVELEA is encoded by the coding sequence ATGAGCAAGTTGAAGCTAGTTGTCATTGGTAACGGTATGGTTGGTCATCGCTACCTAGAAGATTTAGTTGAAAAGGCCGATTTGAGCCAGTTCGACGTGACGGTTTTCTGTGAAGAACCTCGCGTCGCTTATGACCGTGTTCATTTGTCTTCATACTTTTCTCATCACACCGCTGAAGAGTTGTCGTTAGTTAAACATGGTTTCTACGAGAAGCACGGCATTGAAGTATTGTTGGGTGAACGCGCAATTAACATCAATCGCGACCAACAAGTGGTTTACTCAAGCACGGGTCGTGAAATTAACTATGACAAACTGGTTATGGCCACTGGCTCTTATCCGTGGGTGCCGCCGATTAAAGGCAGTGAGAACAAAGATTGTTTTGTCTACCGCACCATTGAAGATCTAAAAGCGATTGAGGCCTGCTCTAAAAAGAGTAAAAGTGGTGCCGTTGTTGGCGGAGGCTTATTGGGTCTAGAAGCCGCTGGCGCACTAAAAGCGCTAGGTGTAGAAACTCACGTGATTGAGTTTGCACCGGTATTAATGGCTGAGCAATTAGACCAGCAAGGTGGTTTATTACTACGCAATAAAATTGAACGTATGGGCGTGCAAGTGCACACCAGCAAAAATACCTTAGAAATTCAGGCGCAAGGCGAGCAAGCGCGCAATACGATGCAGTTTGCTGACGACACGAAGCTTGAAGTTGACTTCATCGTTTTCTCTACCGGTATTCGCCCACAAGACAAATTAGCGCGTCAGTCAGAGTTGGCGATAGCCCCGCGCGGCGGCATCGCCATTAATGATCAATGTTTAAGTTCAGACCAGAACATCTATGCCATCGGCGAGTGTGCTTCTTGGAATGAAAGCTTCTTTGGTTTAGTGGCGCCTGGTTACAAAATGGCGCAAGTGGCGGTTGATCATTTATTAGACCGAGATAATGCCTTTGAAGGCGCCGACATGAGCGCCAAGCTTAAGTTACTCGGGGTAAAGGTAGGTAGCATCGGTGATGCTAATGGTCGCACGCCGGGCTGTAAGAGTTTCGTATACCAAAATGATGAAGAGGGCGTTTACAAACGCTTAATCGTTTCCGAAGATGGCAAAAAATTATTAGGTGCGGTATTGGTGGGTGACACTGCTGATTACGGCAACTTGCTTCAGCTTAAACTGAACGATATGGATCTGCCAGAACACCCCGATTCATTGATTTTGCCTGCTCATGCGGGGGGTGAAAAACCCACAATGGGGGCTGACTCATTGCCTGATAGTGCTGTGATTTGTTCTTGCTTCGATGTTACCAAGGGTAAGATAGCGGCAGCGGTTGCCGATGGACAAACCACGGCGGCTGAGATTAAGGCCTCTACCAATGCCGGCACGGGGTGTGGTGGTTGTTTACCGCTAATTGGCCAAGTGCTTAACGCCGAGCTTGCCAAAGCGGGTGTTGAAGTCAAAAACCACCTCTGTGAACACTTTGAATATTCACGCCAAGAGTTATTCCACCTGATCCGTATTGAAGGCCTAAAAAGCTTTGACCAAGTACTGACTAAACATGGTAAAGGTTATGGCTGTGAAGTATGTAAACCTGCGGTTGGGTCTATCATGGCGTCATGCTGGGGGGACCACGTATTAACGCCACAACTGGTTAGCCTGCAAGATACCAATGATAATTTCCTTGGCAACATGCAAAAAGATGGCACTTACTCGGTTATTCCACGTATGCCTGGCGGCGAAGTCACGCCTAAAGCACTGGCCGTATTAGCGGAAGTCGCGGAAGAGTACACACTTTACACCAAAGTAACCGGTGCCCAGCGGATTGGTTTATTTGGCGCACAAAAAGACGATTTACCCACCATTTGGCGCAAGCTTGTTGAGGCGGGTTACGAAACTGGCCAAGCCTACGGTAAAGCATTGCGTATGGCGAAAACCTGCGTAGGTAGCACCTGGTGTCGTTTTGGTGTGCAAGACAGTGTTGGTCTAGGGGTAATGCTAGAAAACCGCTACAAAGGTATTCGTACTCCGCACAAAATGAAGTTTGGCGTATCAGGTTGTACTCGCGAATGTGCTGAAGCTCAAGGTAAAGATTTAGGCATTATTGCCACCGATGCTGGGTGGAACATGTATGTTGGCGGTAATGGTGGCATGAAACCTCGCCACGGTGATTTGCTAGCCGCTGACTTAGACCAAGCAACCTTAATTAAGTATGTAGACCGTTTCATGATGTTCTACATCCGTACCGCTGACAAATTACAACGTACTTCTGTGTGGTTAGAAAATTTGGAAGGCGGCGTAGATTACCTGCGTGAAGTGATCGAGAACGACAAGTTAGGCATTAATCAGCAGCTAGAAGCCGATGTCGCCAAGCTTATCGAAAACTTCAGTTGTGAATGGACCGATACCATTAATGATGAAGCTCAGCTTAAGCGCTTTGCTCACTTCATTAACAGTGACCAGCGTGATGACAACGTGGTGTTTGTGGCTGAACGCGAACAGCATCGCCCCGCTAGCTTTACAGAAAAAAATCCGAGCGCAAAAGGCGACATCCTACATGTTGAGTTGGAGGCATAA
- the cobA gene encoding uroporphyrinogen-III C-methyltransferase, translating into MPDSPSSLSHAQGFVSLVGAGPGDPDLLTVKAVKRIRTADVIVYDRLVSQDILDLASPTAEMVYVGKKLDHHFVPQPKINQILVDQAQLGKHVVRLKGGDPFIFGRGGEELQSLVAESIAFEVVPGITAAVGCTAYAGIPLTHRDHAQSVQFITGHLKQHGEDIDWPSLAQSNHTLVFYMGLKQCPQIQANLVVNGLAESTPCAIIEKGATPQQRVLTGPLAELAQLAGQAQSPSLIVVGSVTELHQELAWYKPE; encoded by the coding sequence ATGCCCGATTCTCCATCTAGCCTAAGTCATGCTCAGGGTTTTGTTTCATTAGTTGGCGCTGGCCCTGGCGATCCAGATTTACTCACGGTAAAAGCGGTAAAGCGGATCCGCACCGCCGACGTTATCGTGTACGATCGTTTAGTGTCACAAGACATCCTTGACTTAGCCTCGCCTACCGCCGAGATGGTGTATGTAGGCAAGAAGCTAGACCATCACTTTGTACCGCAGCCAAAAATTAACCAGATTTTGGTTGACCAAGCACAGTTGGGCAAGCACGTGGTGCGTTTAAAAGGCGGAGACCCATTTATTTTTGGTCGTGGTGGTGAAGAGTTACAGTCTTTAGTGGCAGAAAGTATCGCTTTTGAAGTGGTGCCGGGCATAACCGCAGCAGTGGGTTGTACAGCCTATGCGGGTATCCCTTTAACTCATCGCGATCATGCGCAAAGTGTGCAATTTATTACCGGCCATTTAAAGCAACATGGTGAAGACATTGATTGGCCATCTTTAGCTCAATCTAACCACACCTTAGTGTTTTATATGGGCTTAAAACAGTGCCCACAAATTCAAGCTAACTTAGTGGTAAACGGCTTAGCAGAAAGCACGCCCTGCGCCATCATTGAAAAGGGCGCTACGCCACAACAGCGAGTATTAACTGGCCCCTTAGCCGAATTAGCGCAATTAGCTGGGCAAGCACAAAGCCCATCATTAATCGTCGTGGGCAGTGTCACAGAGCTGCATCAAGAGCTAGCGTGGTATAAGCCTGAATAG
- a CDS encoding DMT family transporter, with product MNISNSHQRVSAVIARIPPTTIGLALALLATALFSLKGIWIKLAYLDGIDPASLMTLRMAFSLPIYLALGLFWWLRGRFTNKPIASHLLTASLVGIAGYYLASYLDLSGLQYISAPLERVVLYVYPSFTILLAWLVYQHKPQAVFIVALPISWLGVALMMWSETSNQGLSQGVLLGTGLVVASAFSFAFYLVFSKAIVNQIGSQAFTCIAMIAASLAIFIHFFLQDSLNPLDSYPEQVYVYALYMAIFSTVIPSFLFSEAINRIGAQRTAISGSAGPVFTLLMANWVLGDSISLYQLVGIALVIMAVAMLNRK from the coding sequence ATGAATATAAGTAACTCACACCAGCGGGTAAGCGCTGTTATCGCCCGAATACCTCCCACAACCATCGGCTTAGCCTTAGCCTTACTCGCCACCGCCTTGTTTTCTTTAAAAGGTATTTGGATCAAGCTGGCTTACCTCGATGGCATTGATCCGGCAAGCCTTATGACTCTGCGCATGGCCTTTAGCTTACCAATATATTTAGCATTAGGCTTATTTTGGTGGCTGCGCGGACGGTTTACCAATAAACCCATCGCTAGCCATTTGCTCACCGCATCGTTGGTCGGCATTGCTGGTTATTACCTTGCCAGCTATTTAGATTTAAGTGGCTTACAGTATATCTCTGCCCCACTCGAGCGAGTGGTGCTTTATGTCTATCCCAGCTTTACCATTTTATTAGCCTGGTTAGTGTATCAGCACAAACCACAAGCGGTGTTTATAGTAGCGCTGCCGATAAGTTGGTTAGGTGTAGCCTTAATGATGTGGAGTGAAACCAGCAACCAAGGCTTAAGCCAAGGAGTACTGCTTGGCACTGGCTTGGTGGTAGCGAGTGCATTTAGTTTTGCTTTCTATTTGGTCTTTAGTAAAGCCATTGTTAACCAAATAGGCAGCCAAGCTTTTACCTGTATAGCAATGATTGCTGCTAGCTTGGCAATATTCATTCACTTTTTCCTGCAGGATAGCTTAAACCCTCTAGACTCCTACCCTGAGCAGGTATATGTCTATGCTTTATACATGGCGATATTTTCAACGGTGATCCCTTCGTTTCTATTTAGCGAAGCGATTAACCGCATTGGCGCACAGCGCACTGCAATTTCAGGTAGTGCCGGCCCGGTGTTTACACTGTTAATGGCTAACTGGGTATTAGGCGACAGTATTAGCCTTTATCAGTTGGTCGGCATTGCGTTAGTGATTATGGCGGTGGCAATGCTCAACCGAAAATAG
- a CDS encoding HlyD family secretion protein: protein MRKFSAVLPIVPLIAIIAWVAYSFWQAYQPKPHILQGQIEAQQYNISSKVAGRIDQVLVRKGDKVEPGQLIFSITSPELDAKLEQAKAGQEAATAMADQAENGARSQEISAAKDQWQKALAASKLAEKTYQRVDNLFNDGVVSEQKRDEAYTQWQASRYTENAASQMYQLAKEGARDETKRAALEQVRAAAGVVAEVEAFSSDTLVKSWHSGEVSQLLLQTGELAPTGFPVVSIIDMQDAWLILHVREDQLSQFQKGQQFSASLPALDNQSFKFEVAHVAVMGDFATWRATDSRTGFDLRTFEVEARPLQQIEQLRVGMSAIVQLEQ from the coding sequence ATGCGCAAGTTTTCTGCCGTTTTACCCATTGTTCCACTGATCGCGATTATCGCTTGGGTGGCGTACTCCTTTTGGCAAGCCTACCAGCCTAAACCGCATATTTTGCAGGGTCAAATTGAGGCTCAGCAATACAACATCTCGTCTAAAGTGGCAGGGCGCATTGACCAAGTGTTAGTGAGAAAAGGCGATAAAGTCGAGCCGGGGCAGTTGATTTTCTCTATCACTAGCCCAGAGTTAGACGCCAAATTAGAGCAAGCAAAAGCCGGGCAAGAAGCCGCCACTGCGATGGCCGATCAAGCTGAAAACGGTGCCCGCAGCCAAGAAATATCAGCCGCTAAAGATCAATGGCAAAAAGCACTCGCCGCTTCTAAGCTCGCTGAAAAAACCTACCAGCGCGTAGACAATTTATTTAATGATGGCGTAGTGTCTGAACAAAAACGTGATGAGGCATATACCCAATGGCAAGCGTCTCGTTATACCGAAAATGCCGCCTCACAAATGTATCAACTAGCCAAAGAAGGTGCTCGCGACGAAACTAAACGCGCCGCCTTAGAGCAAGTTCGCGCTGCTGCCGGCGTGGTTGCCGAAGTTGAAGCATTCTCTAGCGATACCTTAGTGAAAAGTTGGCACTCGGGTGAAGTAAGCCAGTTATTACTGCAAACGGGCGAATTAGCACCTACTGGCTTTCCTGTGGTATCCATTATCGACATGCAAGACGCTTGGTTAATTTTACATGTGCGTGAAGACCAACTGAGCCAGTTCCAAAAAGGTCAGCAATTTAGTGCGAGCCTGCCCGCATTAGATAATCAAAGCTTCAAATTTGAAGTAGCGCATGTAGCAGTCATGGGCGACTTTGCCACTTGGCGTGCTACCGATAGCCGTACCGGCTTTGATTTACGCACGTTTGAAGTTGAAGCCAGACCCCTACAGCAGATTGAACAACTGCGTGTAGGCATGAGCGCAATCGTACAATTAGAGCAATAA
- a CDS encoding Lrp/AsnC family transcriptional regulator, whose translation MDKFDQKIVALLVDNARTPVSQIARAINLSRSATAERISNLEKLGIISGYHASVGLAKQDSPIAAHFELRYNEHNCEAYAAFMRGIPEIKRCQAISGDVDMLLYVEVPSMARLEEIRLQLEQMDKMVMVRTHMVLRDMFRR comes from the coding sequence TTGGATAAGTTCGATCAAAAGATAGTGGCCTTGTTAGTCGACAACGCACGCACACCCGTGAGTCAAATCGCCAGGGCGATCAACCTATCTCGTTCAGCTACCGCTGAGCGAATCAGCAATCTTGAAAAGCTAGGCATCATCAGTGGCTATCATGCAAGCGTTGGTCTGGCTAAGCAAGATTCGCCTATTGCTGCTCATTTCGAACTACGCTATAACGAACACAATTGCGAAGCTTATGCCGCATTTATGCGTGGTATTCCTGAAATAAAGCGGTGTCAGGCGATTTCGGGAGACGTCGATATGTTGTTGTATGTTGAAGTGCCTTCCATGGCTCGCCTAGAAGAGATTCGCCTGCAGTTGGAACAGATGGACAAAATGGTGATGGTGCGCACTCACATGGTGTTGCGGGATATGTTCAGGCGCTAA
- the nirD gene encoding nitrite reductase small subunit NirD translates to MSFETVCKLNDITPGTGICALVNGAQVALFRPRDDEQVFAINNMDPFAQSNVLSRGLICEHQGQLWVASPLKKQRFHLESGKCLENPMVSVASYPVKVSAGKVAVSA, encoded by the coding sequence ATGAGCTTTGAAACAGTTTGTAAACTAAACGACATCACCCCCGGTACGGGTATTTGCGCCTTGGTGAATGGAGCTCAAGTTGCCTTGTTCCGTCCACGAGATGATGAACAAGTATTCGCCATTAATAATATGGACCCTTTTGCTCAATCTAACGTGTTATCACGCGGTTTGATTTGTGAGCATCAAGGCCAACTTTGGGTCGCTAGCCCACTAAAAAAGCAACGCTTCCACTTAGAGAGCGGTAAATGCTTAGAAAACCCAATGGTGTCAGTGGCTAGTTATCCAGTAAAAGTGAGCGCCGGCAAGGTTGCTGTAAGCGCGTAA
- a CDS encoding TolC family protein, translating to MIQYVFSPLLKTMWPMLLLAFFATPPALAISFEQAWLEVLEKNESLAANKASVARSEAMRDAAKDLYYPKVDLTGNYTRLEKPVSLDLKDLEPLASLDLSGLDPALGQILAPLLNLPTVTNFTEQDITTSSIRAIWPLYTGGRRGAAIDIAREQNIEAGKVLAMQQQAKFEDLAKVYFGVVLAAQVAETYKDVEDGLRKHQRNALKLEQQGQIAFVERLQADASFDKAKVDTKKALRNYEIAQLALRELLHSQQVVEPSTRLFTEEQIPELESFMSHTLNGYPGLAILDSKAEQAKKMVTIAKGSYLPEVYMFGNYDIYKGDSLAAKYAPDWMVGVGVSVPLIDNSGRSGKVLAANSTLVQIGYIRAQAERDLGLLVEKTYREAEQALEEYQGLESTLALSKENLRIRLKAFSQGLATSLDVVDAEMYQASVKTQRQSAAYHHVIALAKLTALSGEMAQFSQYYRFD from the coding sequence GTGATTCAATACGTTTTTAGCCCATTACTCAAAACAATGTGGCCAATGTTATTATTGGCATTCTTTGCCACTCCCCCCGCGTTGGCGATTAGCTTTGAACAAGCTTGGCTTGAGGTGTTAGAGAAAAACGAAAGCCTGGCAGCCAATAAAGCTAGCGTAGCAAGATCAGAAGCGATGCGTGATGCCGCCAAAGACTTGTATTACCCCAAGGTAGATTTAACCGGTAACTATACGCGTTTAGAAAAACCGGTGTCTTTAGATTTAAAAGACTTGGAGCCGCTAGCGTCACTCGATTTAAGTGGCTTAGACCCTGCATTAGGGCAAATACTCGCACCATTATTAAACTTACCAACAGTCACTAATTTTACTGAACAAGATATTACTACCAGCTCGATTCGAGCCATTTGGCCTTTGTATACTGGTGGGCGGCGTGGTGCAGCGATAGATATCGCTCGCGAGCAAAATATTGAAGCAGGCAAAGTATTAGCCATGCAACAGCAGGCTAAATTTGAAGATTTAGCCAAAGTTTACTTTGGCGTAGTATTAGCCGCTCAAGTGGCTGAAACTTACAAAGATGTAGAAGATGGCCTAAGAAAACACCAGCGCAACGCTCTTAAACTTGAACAACAAGGCCAAATAGCCTTTGTTGAAAGACTACAGGCCGATGCGTCATTTGATAAAGCTAAAGTAGATACTAAAAAAGCCCTACGTAATTATGAGATTGCCCAACTGGCCCTGCGAGAGTTATTGCACAGCCAACAGGTGGTTGAACCCAGTACTCGCTTATTTACCGAAGAACAAATTCCCGAACTAGAAAGCTTTATGTCGCACACTTTAAATGGTTATCCGGGTTTAGCTATTCTTGACAGTAAAGCCGAGCAGGCCAAAAAAATGGTGACCATTGCTAAAGGAAGCTACCTACCCGAGGTGTATATGTTTGGTAACTACGACATCTACAAGGGCGATAGCTTAGCCGCCAAATATGCCCCCGATTGGATGGTAGGTGTAGGAGTGTCTGTCCCCCTAATTGATAACTCTGGTCGCTCAGGCAAAGTCTTGGCAGCCAATAGTACGCTGGTTCAAATTGGCTATATTCGCGCGCAAGCCGAGCGCGATTTGGGTTTGTTGGTGGAGAAGACTTATCGAGAAGCAGAGCAAGCACTAGAAGAATACCAAGGCTTAGAATCTACCTTGGCGCTATCGAAAGAAAATTTACGGATCCGCCTTAAAGCTTTTAGCCAAGGTTTAGCCACCTCATTAGATGTAGTGGATGCAGAAATGTATCAAGCCAGTGTAAAAACACAGCGTCAATCGGCGGCTTACCACCATGTCATTGCCTTAGCAAAACTCACCGCATTGAGCGGTGAAATGGCACAATTTTCACAATATTACCGTTTTGATTAG
- the yjeH gene encoding L-methionine/branched-chain amino acid transporter — protein sequence MSRLKQQLGISQGVALLATSLLGTGIFVVPAIAASVAERHSLVAWLLLIALVLPIAFTFAALGKRYPHAGGAAHFVGKALGGHSEKLTAFLFISVLPVGLPAALVMATGFWQSLFSISPLMALVIQLGTLLAILLLGLGGAKLSGNVQGLIALAIIALVAALWWQADIVITDYALPEQLSSPSIAPALAVMFWCFVGIEAFAHMGEEFRQPKRDFPIALILGVFVAGAVYWAASVVVLKYGAYGDQLANTQSLPHIVALLFGQQASWLAAIIGYFACFASINIYIQGFARLLWSMADEGQLPKKLAYLSPNKVPTYALFAIVLACVLSCFVAWSFQLALDDLIRYANGNFIMVYLLSMLAGVVLLKGFVRILALIGCALCCLLLLALGLQSVYALLLSVIFLVLGSGWDKLSQRKLAQNKTIS from the coding sequence ATGAGCCGTCTAAAGCAACAATTAGGAATTAGCCAAGGAGTCGCCTTATTGGCTACCTCATTATTAGGAACAGGGATATTTGTGGTTCCAGCCATTGCTGCCAGTGTGGCCGAACGCCACTCGCTGGTTGCTTGGCTGCTGCTGATTGCCTTGGTATTACCTATCGCTTTTACTTTTGCCGCCTTAGGTAAGCGCTACCCACATGCCGGTGGAGCCGCGCACTTCGTAGGCAAAGCCTTGGGTGGGCATAGCGAAAAACTCACGGCGTTTTTGTTTATTTCCGTGCTACCTGTGGGTTTGCCTGCCGCCTTAGTCATGGCAACGGGCTTTTGGCAATCTTTATTCTCAATCAGCCCATTAATGGCTTTAGTCATTCAACTTGGTACGCTGCTCGCCATCCTATTACTGGGTTTAGGTGGTGCCAAGCTATCAGGGAATGTGCAAGGGCTTATTGCTTTAGCCATCATCGCTTTAGTGGCCGCACTGTGGTGGCAAGCGGATATAGTCATCACTGATTACGCCCTACCGGAGCAGCTCTCCAGCCCAAGTATCGCACCAGCACTAGCGGTAATGTTTTGGTGCTTTGTCGGCATTGAAGCTTTTGCCCATATGGGGGAAGAGTTTCGCCAGCCCAAGCGTGATTTCCCCATCGCTTTAATACTCGGGGTATTCGTGGCTGGTGCTGTCTATTGGGCAGCTTCGGTTGTGGTACTAAAATATGGTGCTTATGGTGACCAATTAGCCAATACTCAATCCCTGCCGCACATCGTTGCACTGCTGTTTGGTCAACAAGCCAGCTGGTTAGCCGCGATAATTGGTTATTTTGCTTGTTTCGCCAGCATCAATATTTACATTCAAGGATTCGCCCGATTATTGTGGAGCATGGCTGACGAGGGGCAACTTCCCAAAAAGCTGGCTTACTTATCGCCAAATAAAGTGCCAACTTATGCCTTATTTGCCATTGTGTTGGCCTGTGTGCTCAGTTGTTTTGTGGCTTGGTCATTTCAGTTAGCGCTAGATGATTTGATCCGCTATGCCAACGGTAACTTCATTATGGTGTATTTGCTCAGCATGCTGGCAGGCGTGGTTTTGCTTAAAGGCTTTGTGCGAATACTCGCTCTGATAGGCTGTGCATTATGCTGCTTGTTACTGCTCGCTCTGGGACTACAAAGTGTATATGCCTTGCTGTTATCGGTGATCTTTTTAGTGCTTGGTAGCGGCTGGGATAAATTGTCACAACGAAAGCTTGCTCAAAACAAAACTATTTCGTAG
- a CDS encoding M48 metallopeptidase family protein — MNTTMSTLKYLNAYPAELTEKIQMLLDQQRLAEFLLTKYPTVHTIHNDKELRDYATELKSRYMRKSAPLSKVIYDKKIHVVKHALGLHSYVSRVQGNKLKSKNEIRISSLFQKVPEPFLNMIVVHELAHLKEKQHDKAFYQLCQHMLPNYHQLEFDTRVYLTQLEIIGPIY, encoded by the coding sequence ATGAACACCACGATGAGCACCCTTAAATACCTCAACGCTTACCCCGCAGAGTTAACTGAAAAAATCCAAATGCTGCTCGACCAGCAAAGGCTGGCCGAATTTTTGTTAACTAAATATCCAACAGTGCACACCATTCATAACGACAAAGAATTACGCGACTATGCGACCGAGCTTAAAAGTCGCTATATGCGAAAATCGGCCCCACTCAGCAAGGTCATTTACGACAAAAAAATCCATGTGGTGAAACATGCTTTAGGCTTACATAGCTATGTCTCGCGAGTACAGGGTAACAAGCTAAAAAGTAAAAATGAGATCCGCATAAGCAGCCTATTTCAAAAGGTGCCAGAACCATTTTTAAACATGATAGTGGTGCATGAACTGGCTCACTTAAAAGAAAAACAGCACGACAAAGCCTTTTATCAACTCTGCCAACATATGCTGCCTAATTATCACCAACTGGAGTTTGATACACGAGTATATTTAACCCAGTTAGAAATAATTGGGCCCATTTACTAA